The segment ACGACTGCCAGCCTATCAATCAAATCGCATGACAACAATCAAGCGATAGCTACAGGCAAGGCTTGGCAAGGTACTTGGGTTAATTTGGGGGTGAAAACTGGAATCCAATGCTTCCAGAAGTTCAACGTCGACGTCCTCGGCAACATCTATCCCGCCCCGCCGGAGCAACGCCATGACCTGGCGTAGCGTCGTCATTTCCCGCCCAGCCAGGCTACGGCGCGAACAATTCCGGCTGGCGGTGGAGCAGGAACAGACCGCCTTCGTGCCCTTCGAGGACATCGCGGTGATCGTGCTCAATCACCGCGAAATCACTCTCACCCATCCGGTGCTTTCGGCCTGCGGCGAATATGGCATCAGCCTGTTCGCCACGGGCGACACGCATCACCCCAGCGGCGTGTTCCTGCCTTTTCTGTCGCACTCGCGTGCCACGCGCTGGCTGCGCTTGCAGCTCGATTTGCCGCGCCCGGTCGCCAAGCAAACCTGGGCCGCCATCGTGCGCAAGAAGATCACCAACCAGGCCGCCTGCCTGCGCATGGCCGGACGCGAAGACGCTGACAGACTGGATTCCTACGCGCGGCGGGTGCGCTCCGGCGACGCGGGCAATCTGGAAGGTCAAGCGGCCTTCTTCTACTTTACCCGGCTCTTCGGCAAGGATTTCCGCCGCGATCAGGCGCGCTTCACCAATGCCGCGCTGGATTATGGCTATGCGGTGCTGCGCGGCACGATTGCGCGCGGGCTGGTAGCGCATGGGCTGCTGCCTTCTATTGGCTTGTT is part of the Sulfuricella sp. genome and harbors:
- the cas1 gene encoding type II CRISPR-associated endonuclease Cas1, producing the protein MTWRSVVISRPARLRREQFRLAVEQEQTAFVPFEDIAVIVLNHREITLTHPVLSACGEYGISLFATGDTHHPSGVFLPFLSHSRATRWLRLQLDLPRPVAKQTWAAIVRKKITNQAACLRMAGREDADRLDSYARRVRSGDAGNLEGQAAFFYFTRLFGKDFRRDQARFTNAALDYGYAVLRGTIARGLVAHGLLPSIGLFHASEQNAFNLADDVIEPFRPLVDLFVFKMMPKVDNELHPEDKAALVSLLNVDVGMPRGKMSVLSAIEHMIESLARIYDGGSETLLELPGITGLEQHRLEC